CCGTGCAAAAGTTGATCCCGAGACCACCACATTGATCATGGGAGCTGGTCCTATCGGGCTCGTGACATTGCTAGCAGCTCGTGCATTTGGTGCCCCTAGAATAGTCGTAGTTGATGTAGATGATTACCGTTTATCTGTTGCGAAACAACTCGGTGCAGATGATGTTGTCAAGGTTACAACTGATATGCAggtttgtgtgttgttgtttatAAGTGATTTTCATAGAATTTGAAAACGAAGTGTGACGAAGTCCTAACTCCTAATGTCCCTACGTAATTAATGGTGCgctctattcacctgattttcacttatttttttctgaacttattagaacttatcaaaacttattttagttataaattatagtTAAAGTGAAGGTATGTTTAAATTAGTCTAATACGAGTACTTTATTAGCTAATGCGATGATTGTTCCTGGAATCTATACATGACAAAAAGAGCATACTTTTTTTTCCCCTACATTATGAAGTTTGTGATCCCATCTATTCTTTGCTTCAACAGGATATCCCGGATGAAGTTGCGCGGATACACGAGGCTATGGGAAGACCGGTAAATGTGACTTTTGATTGTGCCGGGTTTAACAAGACCATGTCGACTGCTCTTAGTGCAACGGGTGCAGGTGGTAAAGTGTGTCTCATCGGGATGGGCCATGGCGTGATGACTGTTCCTCTAACTCCAGCAGCTGCAAGGTATTGTTAGTAATAGCTTAGAACCCTTTTCTTCCTCCAGGGGAAAAAAATGCAAAGAAAATAGAAGTTCACTTTACAAAAGGTTAAATGATTTGGTGCCTTGAAGTCTATGGTTTGGATAGTAGAAAAATAGATCAGTTAGATTATTATGTAACTTGTTTTGAGtcttatttaaacataattttgtttgattataATATGTCTTGCTTTGAGTATGTTAAATAAATTTTATCAGGTAAGGAGTAACTCGTAAAAAAAAGTAATGACTAATTAGTGATGTAAGACTATCAAGGAAAGATTGAGATCGCTTTTCTAATTATATTGACTTAGGCCTTGTTCTTTTGGACTTAATTTcagttccattcagttcagctcagctccattcagttcagttcaaaagaACGACATTGTGTTCATATTCATCTTTaatgatcttattttattattttgtttattattataatgttaAATAACGTATAGGAAACCAGAAAATGAGTgagttgtgacttgtgagatAGTAGTTAGAATATGAGACATACAATTGACTAAATGAGAGGTCCATAGGCTCAAAACCTATAGCGACATGTGACGAGATGACATTCCTTGCCTTAGAGTTTTAAGAACAGTATAAATAATAACGCGTTTCATTCTGAATTACAGGGAAGTTGATGTCGTGGGGGTGTTCCGGTACAAAAACACGTGGCCACTATGCCTCGACTTCATAAGTAGTGGTAAAATCGACGTGAAACCTCTTATAACCCACAGGTTCGGGTTCTCACAGAAGGAGGTAGAAGAGGCTTTCGAGACCAGTGCTCGTGGTGGTGATGCGATTAAGGTTATGTTTAACATGTAAGGAGATTATCTAAGTGTTGGATACAACGAGTTTTAGCAGAGATCAGAGTGTTTCCAAGACAATAAAGAGTTTTTTTAGACTATTAATTTTGTTGTATTTTTATTGCTTTTCTGCATGATTGAACTTTTGACCCTGGTTGATTTATGAATCAATAATGCATTTTTCGTTATGAATATCAAGGCTTCAAGGAGATCTTATTGTTCATTTGAAACTATACTGATGTACTGGGAATGAATTCGATAGACTTGATCATTTTGAACCCGGCCCAAAAACATCGAGTTTTGGGCAGATTCCCAAGCCTGTTTTCCGGGCCTGTCCTGACCCAAATTTAAATTTATGGGTGGGTTTTAGGTAAATTAAAATTGTAATTTAGTTATAAAATCCTCGCTGTCTGAAAATAGCCCGAACAGGCTTCTATTTGACCCGAAATAGCGGATTTCAGGGAAAAAAACAGCCCAGAGTTTGGACCAATACAGCCAGACACCGAGACACGAGCTAAATCTTTTGATACCGTCCCAACCCACCTTTTGATTAGGTCTAGAATTCGATTATCCCACATCTTTTGATAGCATCCCAACCCACCTTTTGATTAGGACTAGAATTCGATTATCCCACTTCTTTTCGAGGTGATACAAGTAGGACTGTCAAATCAGGTCATCGGCCGAGTACTCTTCAGATATAATCAATTTAAGTATACTAGGTCAATGTTATGCACGGGATCATTATGCTCATGCGGACTTGAATACGTACAATTTTTTTTCCGCTTTGTTTTGTCGGATATCAACCGGATCGGATCGAATTTTTACAGCCCTAGATACAAGGCCAACAAAGTCTCTAGTAACCAAGAGAAAAGAATACCAAGATTCACAAAGTATGAACTAAGAAAAAAAGCTTTCTGCAGAATGGGCTACATACACTACCAAAATCACTGAATGGGTTACATACATAACTACATAAGTGTTACACAATCTTATTTCCtcattttctataaatacataATGAATCTCAACAAAGCTGCTGTTGATGGTGGAGAAACAATCTGCTCAACCAAAAGAGTAGTCCTTAACATTGAAGAACACAACTTGAAAAGGCGCCAAATTTGTGCCCAGTTTACAAAGGAACATCAGCCGCGATTATCTTCTCGCAATTCCTCAACAacgaaaaaaatagagaaaaaactTGTGAAAGATAAATAATGTTTACATAGCTGTGGCTGTCTTTGGTTCTGCTATCCAGTTCCAAACCCTCACTTGACCATTTCCATCACCGGTAAAAAATAATCCGCTAGGACCTGCTTGAATAGCTCGAATCTCCTGTTTTGAGATAATCTTCCCTCTCTCCATAAACCTAAAAGGAAAACAACAGAAGCATTATCTATAACATGAACTAGACAGTCTAGACgtctagacctgatcaaattgCGGGCCGGGTCAAGGCTTAAAAATTCTACCCACTAGGTCGGACCAGGCCAGACTTTGGGTCGAAACTTCTACCCAAAACCCGCTATTCGGGCAAAAAATATTGGGTTTCGGGccggccaaatttataactaaactTGCAATTATGAGTTGCCCAAAACCCATCCAAAAAGTTAAAAACGGGACGGGTCGGGCCCAAAAATCATGCTTGGCAATTCTGCGCACAACCCGCTATTTTTGGGTTGGGTCAACGGGTCGAGCTCATTATTATCAGGTCTAACATGGACCAATCAAATAAGGTGCCGTTGTTCATATAAACACGAACATGATTCATTCATGCCTATGATAATCATGTACACACAAGCTGGAATATACCAAGCTTCTAGCGCCAGCATCGGGCTACAATGAGGCACCTAAATTTGAAGTGTGGCCCAACCCGTCACCAGCTCTTCTAATGGGAGAATGTTCTGAATTTATCTACAAGACTACAACTAGGATGAGAACTTACGATGGCAAGTCATATATGCGGACAAAATTGTCATTGGTGGAACACAACAAGACCGGCTTTGCTTCTGCGTCGAACATCCCGCATAGAGTGAGAATACCCTGCATTAATCAACATCCACACCAAATCAATTGATAACTTCATCAAAGAAGGAAGATTATGAAAAGAATTAAAGTGAAACAGTGAAACAGTGAACTCCAGAACCAGCTATGAGACAAAATCTATGCGTAATCCCTTAAACAAGTAACTGAACCACCATTCCGGCACCTAGGAGGTAGGAAATTAAAGAAACTCTTTTTATATATGTTGGGATGAGATGATGAGAGAGGGGACGAAAAAGTTACTCTTATCAGTAAAAATGGGTTTTGAACACGAAAAGGAAATAGTTGACTTGGTGGAACGAGTAAGAGCACTTTTGACTCTTTCTTGCCCTAGGGGGGAAGCTGGCTTGATTAATTCCACGAGATGTAAGAAACAAGTTCCACATAAAATGATTACTCATAACTATAAATGCCCACCTAATTCAGCTTAAATAACTCCACTCCTCATTCTACCAATATACCAAACATAAGAATGGGAATAACCAATCCCATTCCCCTTCTGAATTATGACATCCCTTCTCTCTACTGTTATGGTTATGGCCTTATGGGGAATTAACTCtattttctatttctatttctatttctaaGCCAGCTCTATGAAGGGGGAAATCCCTTAGAAACAATCCCCTGAAGTAGTTGATGAGGAATTCTTCAAGTCTACTCCTAAACAATCAACAAAACACAAGCTGCATATGGCAAAACATTTTGCTCTAAATAGGAAAACTACTGATCAGTAGATGCTTGATCcttgaacatccttgaacaCCACTGGTTTATCCTTGTGAACTAACACGTACAC
This genomic stretch from Spinacia oleracea cultivar Varoflay chromosome 3, BTI_SOV_V1, whole genome shotgun sequence harbors:
- the LOC110782454 gene encoding sorbitol dehydrogenase encodes the protein MGKGGNSHGDGEGEKNMAAWLTGINTLKIQPFELPPLGPHDVRIKMKAVGICGSDVHYLKNLRCADFIVKEPMVIGHECAGIIEEIGTDVKSLVPGDRVALEPGISCWRCHQCKDGSYNLCPEMKFFATPPVHGSLANQVVHPADLCFKLPDNVSLEEGAMCEPLSVGIHACRRAKVDPETTTLIMGAGPIGLVTLLAARAFGAPRIVVVDVDDYRLSVAKQLGADDVVKVTTDMQDIPDEVARIHEAMGRPVNVTFDCAGFNKTMSTALSATGAGGKVCLIGMGHGVMTVPLTPAAAREVDVVGVFRYKNTWPLCLDFISSGKIDVKPLITHRFGFSQKEVEEAFETSARGGDAIKVMFNM